The following proteins come from a genomic window of Candidatus Francisella endociliophora:
- the xseB gene encoding exodeoxyribonuclease VII small subunit → MATQSKKFAKNYQILEEINEKLQDAQDNPALLDELAPMLEQASKSYKLCKERIAAAQKFIDEFDGEN, encoded by the coding sequence ATGGCAACACAAAGTAAAAAGTTTGCAAAGAACTATCAGATTTTAGAAGAGATAAATGAAAAACTTCAAGATGCGCAAGACAATCCAGCATTGCTAGATGAGCTAGCACCAATGCTTGAGCAGGCTTCGAAAAGCTATAAATTATGCAAAGAGAGAATTGCTGCTGCGCAAAAATTTATAGATGAGTTTGATGGAGAAAATTAA